The genomic segment ACCCAGGATACAAAAGATTCATATCTTTTTCCTCTCTTGATATGGGATCTTCGGCTATTTAAACGCACACTTTCAACGTGAGTGATTCACCTTTGCAAACTTTTTGTCGTTCATGTTGCTTTAGAGTATAAATCTTTCGTTGCATGTCATTGTCGATCTCATCTTTACCCTAAAATCCACTGAATAGTTGTTTGATATTCTTTCTTTGTTCCGGAGAGATacatgttatatatatttttgttcttTCTCTCTTTTGAATATGACCCGTGGTACTGTGAGATGGTTCGTTCAGCTTTTTTGGAAACCTCTAGCTACTTGTAATTTCTAGTTCAATTAATTTCTCTTGAGATGGTATAGTGTTCGCTATTTGGGTCCAACGAAGAATATATGACCTAGGTTGCCACTAAAATATGTAATGCAAAAAGATGCTTTAGTGTCACCAGCCATATTTCGGCAAAAATCCTCCGATGCCCAAGAGAAAATATGAAACGGGAGAATATTTGAATGCATAGTACTTGTTGTAAAATTGGCATACATTAGCATACCTTTTAAAGTTTGTGTACACTACCCACTATTTGTAGCTATAGAGGTATAATTGGTTGAGAAATAATAACTCACAAGGActtgaagttttttttttttgagacgaaacaatattatattatattaaaatgatttaaatgtttacaAACAGCGGATAAGTAATCCGCCACAGTTAAAAGAGAACACTattacaacacaaatatcaagACCATACAAAATTCCAATCCCTGACTAAGTCCGTTAGACAATGATGTTTATACTCAGGCATTACAACTAACCAACTTGCAACCCTGAATCTGATTGTTTCCCAGATTTCTTCCGGCGACGCCgtcttttcttcaaaaattcttCTATTTCTTTCCAACCAAATCGACCAAAATGTGCAATGAACAATCACCAACCAGAATCTCGCATGTTGTTTCCCTGTTTGGCAATTTGGTTGCATTGAAAACATCTCTGTTGCCTTACAAGGAAAACTCCACAGAAAGCCTTGCTGATTTAAGATCTTAAGCCAAATTCTGTAAGAAAATGAACAATGCAGTAGCATTCTGATGTCGATATTTCTCGCCATTGGGACGAAACTACAAATTAAATGTATGTAGGAGTGGAGTCCAATGAGAAACAACCCTAAAGGTCTGTTTATTAGTTGTGTCAGCCACTCCAGCTTGTAAAAAATGAATTATTATAACATTGCATATATCATGTCAAGCCAAAGGCATATTTCATAATTCTTGACAGCATTTAATTCACCTTAATATATATCTTAAATGTGACCATTGGTTATATTATATCAGCACTAACCAAATATTAATCATATGATGTCTCTTAAGCAGAGTAAGAGAGGACAACTAGGCAGACTAGTGTATTAAGTGCATACACCTTTCAAAATAAATTGCAACTCCTAATATCTTGTGTGATATGGAATTATAGAAGCCTTACTATCGGCCTTCATATATGctactttttaaaattttcattttattcTGCTTTTAATATTGCTAGGTAAATATTTTACGGAATAATCACCTTATATATCCATTTGATCTCCTCCGTGATGGTCTAATAATTCTGAACATTTTAAATAGTTATTTGATTTCCATGATATCTTCGATGGAATTTGTATGAtcatattttctcatattttttatattgccttttttatttttttcttcattAATATCTTGGCTAGAATTAGTTGGTGACAATTGTTGCTTACCTTAATCCAATCGAATTATTAGAATTGTTCATTCAATGGTGCTGTTTCAAAGAGTTGAGTctttaatatttaaaacatcAGTTCTTTTTTTATGTATTAATTATTATCAAGCACTTAAATTCTATAATTAGTGAAGTCCAGTTTAGAGTAAACTTTAGGACGGAATTGTTGGTCTTATATGTATGttgctttttttttctttctagcAGCAATGTAGTATTTCTTTGTTGACATTTAAGTTACTATACATTCATAAGGATTTAAATTATGCAGTTTCCATCAACTGCATCCTTGTGTACAAtagcaatttttattttataattacgAAACTTGTAAGGTTTAGATTCCATTGTCGCCATTAGAATACCATGGTATGTGGAGTTACTTTATAGTATGTTTGAGTGATAAACTAATAACGATTTGATTTTCGCTTATGTTTCAGAGGAAGTGTTTCTCACcgacttttttaaaataagaatgCAAACTGTGGGGTTGTAAAGAAGTAGATTTTTCTAGTCTTATCATGAGATGGTTGATGTACGAATGCAATTTAGTCGAATACTTCCTTTCTTCCGGGATCAAGTTTTAGAATGCTTTTATGTGATAAGATATTCGTGTTATCATGCAAACTTTTTGTTTTAAGGGGAAAATTCTAGTTAAGTGTAGTTTTGGTGAAAATAAAACCCTTGCACAACCAGTATTCAATTCACTGGCTTGAAATTGTTGTGTATGGATACCCTACAAAAGATTTGTGTTTGAGATTAGTTTTCCACCATATTTTATTGGTGTGCCGTGTGTGATTATGTCAAAGTAACTTGCTGTATGTTCTCTCAGAATATGAACATTAATCTTTGATTCAGAGTTCAGAGTTCAGAATGCAAGAGTATAATTTTGCTTTAGCTGTCGTAATTCTTTCCGATGATTCTATCTAGTGTCCTGATGTTGGGAAATATACTTCAGGTTTGCTTTGTGCTTCAGCTCATGCTACTTCTCCAGGAGAACCTCGCTGGTAAGAATCATTATACTTCTCATTTTTGTATTCCTATAATAACTGCAAGAGTTCTTTTCAAACGTGTGTATTTGATATTTCTCTCTTAGTTTCTTCTCTTATATCCAACCCGAAACATAACAACTCTGCTGTGTAGAAGCATATATGAGAGTCTTTTCTCATCAACAACTCAAAACAGAATAACTCAACTGTGTTGAAACATGGCTATTAAAGTTCACGttgtatttttcttttgatTTCTTTTGTTATTTCAAAGCTGTTATGGTGGTTGGAGAATATCTAATGGTGCTCACTCTACTGTTGATATAGTCAAGAGTATGATGACCATGAGAAGCATACAGGTAGGCATCTTGTTGCGGTTCCAAATTTGTAGTTTTGGAAGTTGGAATTTCTTACTCTAATATTTATGGCCATGTTTATAGACTTGGTAATAATTGATTGGTGCTTTAATAATTTCACAAAGTAGGTGGAAAGGAAAGGGTTGCCATCCCATTATCATAAACTGCAAATAAAATGGTGTATTTGATTTTTGCGTCATTCCCTGAGATGCAAAGCTTGTTATTTTGTGCTTGTTTCCCGTTGCTATATGTCATACTGGATGACTGTGTTAGTTATTCTTCCTCATGTATCTAAGCCTTCAAATTTGTTAGTTTGAATGAAAGTCTTGGGATCCAAAAAAGATTTTCCTTCATCTTAACAGCTTTTCTTTATTTTAGCTTTTGAATTCAATTTGAATGGATTACATTTTAAAAGGGTGTTTTCACGTGTTTTCAATTTATTGGAAGGATCCAGATCGTATCTTAAATGTATTCGTTTTCTTGCTGCAGGGTGATCTGCAATATCTTTTGGATCTTCGGCAGAATGTGTTACCAGCTGTTTTAGCTATACTTAACTTGAAGGTACATTCCAAACTAGGTACAATGGCTTTGATattttgaagtgatttgatgagATTGATCATAACTTTTAATAACCAAGGAATTTTTTTACGATCTTCAAATGATTCTCTCTGAAATTCCAGTCTATCTGCAAAAGAAATGAATCCCATCTACGTATAGATTGAGAGACAATATATGATGAACATATTCGATTCTGTCCATCAATTTTCTAATCCCTAGTACTACATCCTTTTTTGTATCTCTTTACTtctttgcttttcttttatacATGTATAGGTGGTGCAGGATGTTgacattatttaatatttttgactGACCTTCTAATTACATAGGAATTCACAACACTGAATGAGCGGTTCGTTGTGCTGCTGCCGGCAACTGCATTTGCCCTTTCTATTGGTTCTACCCCTCTTCTGTATGACGCTTCAGGACTTCTGCCATTGCTCTATGCTACTGAGCTTGTGGAGGAATTGGCCAAGGTATTATTCTTGCAAATCCATCCTTATAAACCTTTTGATCTCACGTATAATGGCTTATCTTAAAAAGTTGTATCCGATGTGTGGTAGATAGAGGAAAGTCCAAGTGATTTTTTGGAATGCTCAGTTGAAGTTCTTGcgaagattgatattgattctGGTCCAAAGCCGGTGTCacatacttctatttttgttacttttgaaattttaataacTGATGGATTTTCACTGTCAGTTATGATAAATTTGTAGGTGAATTTTTCCAATTACTGCCAAAATGTACGATTGCCATTGAATCTAAGAGATCAGCTGTTTCATGAAATGGAAAATCACGTTCTTGAATGCATAAAGGAAGTAGAAATTGACAAAATGCTACTCTCAGAAGTTATCTACACATGCGCTCTCTTAGCTAATTTCATGTTCTGCTCGTATTCAACAAGGTCAATATTCACTTTCATTGATCCTTCCCATTCTCCGTTGCGGCAGTAGTCCTTTTATATGTCCCATGACTTCACTTAAAAGCTTTTGAACTGTGTTGTATGCTCTTCTGTAAACTTTTAATAAGCTCCAAGTAATTGGGGCTTGAGACAAACTTGCACATGACGGTGTGACATTGTTCATTGCCTGCATGGTTACCTATCACACTCTTGTTCTTGTTTGATTAGAAGATCCATATTTTCTCGATCACTTGATTGGGGATGCCGATTTTATTCattcaattatttttttggcTTTCACtaactatttataggctttttgTTTCAATCTAATCTTAGTCATTTGTTTCGTCAAATATAATGTTTTCGTGATAAATTTATTGACGCGTTTCTCTTTTGCACTAGTTtgcatattttattatttccttCATTTTTCTCAAACGACTATAAATTTTTATGGATATGGTTTTCAATATTCTGTTGTATTCTCAGAGTGTTTCACGTTTTTTCTTTCACTCTCAGGATCTGAGAAATTCCTCATATATTTTCTAAACTGGGTGAATCGTTGTTAGGATATCTAAATCATGCCATTTCAATTGTGGAGAAATATTACAATGATGGTTTGTCTGGATGTTTGGAGTGGAACTATATTAATAACATTGACTCGACTGCGACTTCTTTTAAAAGTTTCACTAGCTCGCCTTTTCTTAGCAATTGCCAAGAGAAAACTATTGCAAGTTCTTGATTTTATTTTGGAATTGTTCAATCTTCTGAGTGCAAAACTGTATGAAGGATGTTCAGAGTGCAGAAGGAATTCTCAAGCAAAGCCAGACTTCCCCGACTTATCAGACGCACACTCCATATCCTTGCCGCTCCATTCATGATCCTTTGCCGCTAAATAGCAGGGAAAAATTGATTTTGGATGTGGAGATGGATATGAACGGTCGGTCTATTGATGTAGATGGGTTAGGTATTGACGGTAGTCTGACAACAGGGTCTTCCGTTTCTTTAGTGAATCAGAAATTGAATCTCCTGTCAATCATTTCAAGTTTTTTCCCAATTTTATCATTGTTGACGTGGGAAATCATGTTCAATCTTAGGGAAAAAGAGAACGACCCACAAGTATCTTAGTCTCATACCTTTACGTTCCATGTTTTTCTTGGATGCCAGTTTAATGCTTATAGTATTTAAAGGGTTGCTGATGAAAGAAATAAACATTCAGCTTTTCTCAAAAAAATATAGCTAATATTGAGATCGCGAGGTTCTCTCAAACTAGCCTCGAACATCCAAAAAAGTAGGTAGACAAGCTAGAAAAAGCCACAAACAAAATATCAGAGTTAAACGATCAATCTCTTCACCGACCCATAACCCGATCCTTTACTCGTGCTCATAacaagttggtatcagagccagtagTTATGGGCGATTTGCAAGCAATCCAAGAGCAACTTACGACCCTCTTCAACATGTTCAAATCCGAAAGAGAAGACCAAGCACGCAGACAAGATGAACAAGAACGCAGCCAGCAAGATCTACACAAAAGGCTTGAAGAATTGGCTGCTCAAGTGTCAAAAACCAGCAAGGACAGCGAGGATAGCAGCGGAGCATCTGATTCACAGACAAGAGATCAGCGCAAAGCCAATGAGTTGGGGAACCTGACAAATTCATTCCCAAATATTCCAGGATGGATTTCCGGACATATGACGGGTCAACCGACCCCATTAGTTGGATAAGCCGATGTGAACATTTTTCCCCCATCAACGCACACCCGAAGATCAGCGTGTGGGGCTTGCGTCTTTTCATCTTGAAGGAGACGCTCAACTGTGGTTCTTAAAAAACTTGAGCGAGATCGACCCGATCTTACATGGGAGTTTTTCGCACAGTACTGCCACGTGAGGTTTGGACTTCCGATTCGCACCAACAAACTGGGAGAACGATCGAAATTGCGACAAATAGGCACGGTGGGAGAATACCAATGTCAATTTGAACAACTTTCTGCACGAGCTTCCTCCCTCACAAGCGAGCAAGAAGTGGAAATTTTCATTAGCGGCCTACAAGAACACATCGCGATTGAGGTAGACATTCACCACCCAAAAGATTTAACAACTGCTACGGGCCTGGCCCATTTGTACGAAAGACGCACGGGAAGCCTACGACAAGAACCCAATTATCCAAAAAGACGTACCATCCCAACAAACACACGACCATCGATCACGAGACAATTGAGCAGATCAGAGATGGAGGAACGGCGCTCAAGAGGGTTGTGCTTTAACTGTGATGAACTGTTCGTTCCAGGACATCGTTGCAAACGGTTGTTTCGTCTAGAAGTGGTCGAGAACAGCGACCCAGAAGATGAAGTTGACACGATTAATCCAGACGATCCAGGCATCTATCTTCACGCCATCACGGGAATCAGTAACGCCCAGACTATGCAAATAATAGGATACATCCGTTCGATACCTCTCTGTGTTCTTTTTGATTCCGGCAGCACGCACTGTTTCTTAGACTCCAATTTGATCTCACAATTGAACCTTGAAATATCGCAACGAGGAGACATATATGTGAACGTCGCAAATGGGAAGAGTCTACCATGTTCGGGGATGTGTTCGGCTGTTCAGACTCAACTGGAAAATCATATCTTCCATGTCGATTTTTACGTCCTCATACTAGGAGAATTTGGCGCTGTCATGGGAGTAAATTGGCTCCGCTTTTTAGGAAGTATCACGTGGGATTTTGAAAAAATGCAGATACAGTTTGTAGGAGAAGGCGTGCTGGTTTCGTGGCACGGAGACTCATCCTACATTCCGTCACACCGAAACCTCTCGGCAACTATACTAGAGGAGGCACCCCTTACACAGCTACAACACCTTTTGGAAACCTACAATAGCCTGTTCGAGGAACCTCAAGGACTCCCACCCTCAAGAGGATTCAGCCATAAAATCCTACTGGAACAAGGTACCAACCCCATTCTTGTTAGACCTTATCGATACCCTCATATGCAGAAAGATGAAATTGAGAAGCAATGTGATGAGATGCTACAAAGAGGGATTATTAGACCTAGCTCATCCCCTTTCTCCTCATCAGTATTGTTTGTCAAAAAATCAGATGACACTTGGTGCTTTTGTATCGACTATCGTGCCTTGAATGCAAAAACAGTAAAGGACAAGTTCCTCATTCCGGTGATCGACGAATTATTGGAGGAATTACACGGCgctgaatatttttcaaaattagaCTTGCGATCCGGCTACCATCAAATTTTGATGGACCCCGGTACCATCCACATGACGGCCTTTCGCACCCACCATGGCCACTTAGAGTTTATGGTGATGCCTTTTGGCCTCACTAATGCGCCTTCTACTTTTCAAGCTTTAATGAATTCAATTTTCGGTGGCATTTTACGGAAATTTGTTTTGGTTTTCTTTGATGACATCCTCGTTTACAGCGCAACCTGGGAAGATCACAATTTCCATCTTCGTACTGTCTTCACAATCCTGCAACAACAGCATTTATTCCTTAAGAAATCCAAATGTTACATTGCTCAAAGATAGGTTGCTTACTTAGGACATGTGGTTTCAAGGAAGGGGGTGAGTGtggatgaaaataaaataacagcCATTCAACACTGGCCACAACCCACGACTCTAAAGGCACTCCGAGGCTTCCTCGGACTAAAAGGGTACTACCGCAAATTTGTGCAAAACTATGGAGTTATTGCTGCCCCTTTAACCAATATGCTGCAAAACAAGGCTTTTCATGGACAGCTGATAGCCTGCATGCCTTTGAAACATTGAAGAAAGTGCTCACTTCTACACCCGTCTTTGCTCTTCCCGATTTTTCCATACCTTTCATCGTGGAGTGTGATGCATCAGAAACATCAATAGGGGCTGTACTTCAACCGCAAGGGCGCCCCATTGTCGCCCTCCGTCATAGGAAACTACCCGCCTGTGAAAAGGAACTCATTGGACTAATCAAAGCCGTGCGTCTCTGGCACTCTTACTTTTGGGGAAACTCCTTCATCGTTCGTAAGGATCATTATAGTCTCGAATTTTTGCTCGAACAACGTATTTCAACCTCTCCACAACAACAAGGGATAAGCAAATTATTGGGTTATGACTTTAAGGTAGAATATCGGGCAGGAAAATCAAATGTCGTGGCGGACGCACTTTCACGCCTAGGCGAGGAGGAGGGCTGTTTGATGGCCATTTCGAAACCACAGTGGGATTTTCTTGCAGCCATCAGAGAAGCACACTCTAATACACCAGAAGTACCACCCAAAATTCGAGAGGTTCACGATGGAGAGGCTTTCGGACCATGGGAAGTTAAAAACGACATTTTATGGTTTAAATCCAAAATCTACCTTCCTCCACGATCACCATTAACTGCTCCTATTATTGCAATGGTACATGAAGGCTGTCATGAAGGCTACCAGCGCACTCTCCACCACATAGGACGAGATTTTTATTGGCCAGGGATGAAACGTCAAGTCCAAGCAGTAGTGTCCAATTGTTCCACATGCCAACACAACAAAACGGAAGCAACTGAAGCCAGCCGGACTCCTACAACCTCTGCCCATCCCTTACCACATTTGGGCCGACATCTCAATGGATTTCATTGAAGGGTTGCCTACCTCACAAGGGAAGACTGTAATTTTCGTGGTTGTCGATCGCTTTTCTAAATATGCTCACTTCATTGGCTTAGCCCATCCTTACACCGCAGTTCAGTCGCCAAAATCTTTTTCGACAAACATCTTCAAGTTACATGAACTCTCCAGGGGATTCTTATATCATGTGATCTTGCAATGGTTGGTGTTGATTTTCTGTTACTTTTCTGAAGAGTTACCTTCGGAATTTGATTGGTCAATTCATTGCTTGCGACTGTTTACTTGATCAATGTTGTTGTATAATTTCTACGCTGCTCAATATATCAAGAGATTACCCATCAGGAGAAACTATCAGAGTGCTTGGTGAACTACTTCAGGCAACAACATATTTTAATCTCTTTTGTTCAtttaatgttttatattatatttatgctgataatgttttatgatttatgctgaCTTAGTTGTTTCACTTGATAGTTTTTTAGTGTCAGAGTTGGTCGCATGTTGCATCCCTTGTGGATCTAATAAGAAGCTATCCGTAACTACATCATCCCGAGCTGTATTACTTCTCCAAAAACTTACCATTGGTGCTGATTCATCTATGGTTGAATACATAAAAGTATGATCTATGTATCCTTGATTGCAAtgatagatttcagaatatacACGTAAAATTTTAATGCTGTAAACTATTTCTTTACCACAATCACTTTCACAGCTTTTAATTGCAATTGCTCATTATTGTTGGTCAATATCTTCAATCAGGAACTGGTGGCATTCCCTGATTTCGATATATTTAATGAAATACGAGACCTCCACCAGAAAATACGTCAAACCTACTCACCGAGGGTTCACTTACTGAATGTAAGCAAGTGCTACCTGCCTCATGTTTATTGCCACTGGACCATAATGTTTAAGCTGTTTGTGTTCTTCATTCATATCTTATTTTGTTATAAGAGTGTTTTTAATCTTTACAGTTTGTAAAGAGACCTCACTATGTCCCTCCAAGATTACTTCTTTGCAGGTATGTCCTTTACTCTCCCAGTTCACATTTTTTTGTTTCATAATATTTCTACTGCTGAAACAATATGGTGAAATATGGTATAAACACAACATCTTATTTCTCTTTTTATTTTGCTCTGTAAATGTAATATTTCTTTGGCTTAAAGAATTTAGTGAAGAGTATAATTGACACAACTTCTTAGTCAAAGTGAGTGCGGTTGGTTTTTTTCCTTAATTACATGTTTAAGATTTTCTAAAGTGGTAGCATCGTTATTTTTTTGAGATGGTCAGCGACAAATGTTCAAGCGGCCTAATATACCTGAGTGACTGAAATTGTGGTGATATctgatttttaataaatattttctccaAAAGTGTGTTTTTTAATGCTTCGagtttctcttcttttttttaatgaataacATCCATTAATAAGTTAAAAAATTGTTTTGTTCATATACACTATGCATCCCGAGGAGATGGCAAATATGGAACCAATAGAACCAACGATGCCATCACCAACTACACGGGGCATACCTACAAGCAAAGATGATCATATCCACATACATCATaggaaaaaataattaatataatcgAGAGTCTGTATCCATATGAATTGGCAAACATCAAAGGATAAGGATCTTGATTTCCTAATGATATCCTTGGGACACGGCATTTCTTCTTCAAAAATAGCTCGATTGCGTGCATTCCAAATGTTGTAGACACGTGCTGCCACCGCAATACGTCCAAACTTAACAAACATTTTTTGTGATAAATAGATTTAATTATGTTTTCCAATTTATATAATCATTCTAGGTCCACTCAAAAGGTGTTAATTTGGAGCTTGTGCGGAGACTTATTTCTAATCTACAAAGAAAGTTGACAGGTAAGTTGTTACCGAGAAAGATTGTTAG from the Primulina eburnea isolate SZY01 chromosome 3, ASM2296580v1, whole genome shotgun sequence genome contains:
- the LOC140827862 gene encoding serine/threonine-protein kinase ATM-like isoform X21 — its product is MLLCNIMLSDTKDSYLFPLLIWDLRLFKRTLSTFALCFSSCYFSRRTSLGDLQYLLDLRQNVLPAVLAILNLKEFTTLNERFVVLLPATAFALSIGSTPLLYDASGLLPLLYATELVEELAKIEESPSDFLECSVEVLAKIDIDSGPKPVNFSNYCQNVRLPLNLRDQLFHEMENHVLECIKEVEIDKMLLSEVIYTCALLANFMFCSYSTSFLVSELVACCIPCGSNKKLSVTTSSRAVLLLQKLTIGADSSMVEYIKELVAFPDFDIFNEIRDLHQKIRQTYSPRVHLLNFVKRPHYVPPRLLLCRSTQKVLIWSLCGDLFLIYKES
- the LOC140827862 gene encoding serine/threonine-protein kinase ATM-like isoform X13, yielding MRSLPKFCNLTSIIGIHVDAAAFMLLCNIMLSDTKDSYLFPLLIWDLRLFKRTLSTFALCFSSCYFSRRTSLGDLQYLLDLRQNVLPAVLAILNLKEFTTLNERFVVLLPATAFALSIGSTPLLYDASGLLPLLYATELVEELAKIEESPSDFLECSVEVLAKIDIDSGPKPVNFSNYCQNVRLPLNLRDQLFHEMENHVLECIKEVEIDKMLLSEVIYTCALLANFMFCSYSTSFLVSELVACCIPCGSNKKLSVTTSSRAVLLLQKLTIGADSSMVEYIKELVAFPDFDIFNEIRDLHQKIRQTYSPRVHLLNFVKRPHYVPPRLLLCRSTQKVLIWSLCGDLFLIYKES
- the LOC140827862 gene encoding serine/threonine-protein kinase ATM-like isoform X23 is translated as MFQSLLRLSLSMFFAAPNEKSSQKLAFPLNEDNENKLHELSGPLYEVGKGWHVIWNCLMRSLPKFCNLTSIIGIHVDAAAFMLLCNIMLSDTKDSYLFPLLIWDLRLFKRTLSTFALCFSSCYFSRRTSLGDLQYLLDLRQNVLPAVLAILNLKEFTTLNERFVVLLPATAFALSIGSTPLLYDASGLLPLLYATELVEELAKIEESPSDFLECSVEVLAKIDIDSGPKPVNFSNYCQNVRLPLNLRDQLFHEMENHVLECIKEVEIDKMLLSEVIYTCALLANFMFCSYSTRMFRVQKEFSSKARLPRLIRRTLHILAAPFMILCR
- the LOC140827862 gene encoding serine/threonine-protein kinase ATM-like isoform X7 — translated: MFQSLLRLSLSMFFAAPNEKSSQKLAFPLNEDNENKLHELSGPLYEVGKGWHVIWNCLMRSLPKFCNLTSIIGIHVDAAAFMLLCNIMLSDTKDSYLFPLLIWDLRLFKRTLSTFALCFSSCYFSRRTSLGDLQYLLDLRQNVLPAVLAILNLKEFTTLNERFVVLLPATAFALSIGSTPLLYDASGLLPLLYATELVEELAKIEESPSDFLECSVEVLAKIDIDSGPKPVNFSNYCQNVRLPLNLRDQLFHEMENHVLECIKEVEIDKMLLSEVIYTCALLANFMFCSYSTSFLVSELVACCIPCGSNKKLSVTTSSRAVLLLQKLTIGAAEGSLTEFCKETSLCPSKITSLQVHSKGVNLELVRRLISNLQRKLTAESISIEDSNVDNFG
- the LOC140827862 gene encoding serine/threonine-protein kinase ATM-like isoform X3, which encodes MFQSLLRLSLSMFFAAPNEKSSQKLAFPLNEDNENKLHELSGPLYEVGKGWHVIWNCLMRSLPKFCNLTSIIGIHVDAAAFMLLCNIMLSDTKDSYLFPLLIWDLRLFKRTLSTFALCFSSCYFSRRTSLGDLQYLLDLRQNVLPAVLAILNLKEFTTLNERFVVLLPATAFALSIGSTPLLYDASGLLPLLYATELVEELAKIEESPSDFLECSVEVLAKIDIDSGPKPVNFSNYCQNVRLPLNLRDQLFHEMENHVLECIKEVEIDKMLLSEVIYTCALLANFMFCSYSTSFLVSELVACCIPCGSNKKLSVTTSSRAVLLLQKLTIGADSSMVEYIKVVAFPDFDIFNEIRDLHQKIRQTYSPRVHLLNFVKRPHYVPPRLLLCRSTQKVLIWSLCGDLFLIYKES
- the LOC140827862 gene encoding serine/threonine-protein kinase ATM-like isoform X2 gives rise to the protein MFHLLRLSLSMFFAAPNEKSSQKLAFPLNEDNENKLHELSGPLYEVGKGWHVIWNCLMRSLPKFCNLTSIIGIHVDAAAFMLLCNIMLSDTKDSYLFPLLIWDLRLFKRTLSTFALCFSSCYFSRRTSLGDLQYLLDLRQNVLPAVLAILNLKEFTTLNERFVVLLPATAFALSIGSTPLLYDASGLLPLLYATELVEELAKIEESPSDFLECSVEVLAKIDIDSGPKPVNFSNYCQNVRLPLNLRDQLFHEMENHVLECIKEVEIDKMLLSEVIYTCALLANFMFCSYSTSFLVSELVACCIPCGSNKKLSVTTSSRAVLLLQKLTIGADSSMVEYIKELVAFPDFDIFNEIRDLHQKIRQTYSPRVHLLNFVKRPHYVPPRLLLCRSTQKVLIWSLCGDLFLIYKES
- the LOC140827862 gene encoding serine/threonine-protein kinase ATM-like isoform X10, with protein sequence MTICSGCSSWHVIWNCLMRSLPTFCNLTSIVDAAAFMLLCNIMLSDTKDSYLFPLLIWDLRLFKRTLSTFALCFSSCYFSRRTSLGDLQYLLDLRQNVLPAVLAILNLKEFTTLNERFVVLLPATAFALSIGSTPLLYDASGLLPLLYATELVEELAKIEESPSDFLECSVEVLAKIDIDSGPKPVNFSNYCQNVRLPLNLRDQLFHEMENHVLECIKEVEIDKMLLSEVIYTCALLANFMFCSYSTSFLVSELVACCIPCGSNKKLSVTTSSRAVLLLQKLTIGADSSMVEYIKELVAFPDFDIFNEIRDLHQKIRQTYSPRVHLLNFVKRPHYVPPRLLLCRSTQKVLIWSLCGDLFLIYKES
- the LOC140827862 gene encoding serine/threonine-protein kinase ATM-like isoform X17; translated protein: MRSLPTFCNLTSIVDAAAFMLLCNIMLSDTKDSYLFPLLIWDLRLFKRTLSTFALCFSSCYFSRRTSLGDLQYLLDLRQNVLPAVLAILNLKEFTTLNERFVVLLPATAFALSIGSTPLLYDASGLLPLLYATELVEELAKIEESPSDFLECSVEVLAKIDIDSGPKPVNFSNYCQNVRLPLNLRDQLFHEMENHVLECIKEVEIDKMLLSEVIYTCALLANFMFCSYSTSFLVSELVACCIPCGSNKKLSVTTSSRAVLLLQKLTIGADSSMVEYIKELVAFPDFDIFNEIRDLHQKIRQTYSPRVHLLNFVKRPHYVPPRLLLCRSTQKVLIWSLCGDLFLIYKES
- the LOC140827862 gene encoding serine/threonine-protein kinase ATM-like isoform X4, which codes for MFQSLLRLSLSMFFAAPNEKSSQKLAFPLNEDNENKLHELSGPLYEVGKGWHVIWNCLMRSLPKFCNLTSIIGIHVDAAAFMLLCNIMLSDTKDSYLFPLLIWDLRLFKRTLSTFALCFSSCYFSRRTSLGDLQYLLDLRQNVLPAVLAILNLKEFTTLNERFVVLLPATAFALSIGSTPLLYDASGLLPLLYATELVEELAKRKVQVIFWNAQLKFLRRLILILVNFSNYCQNVRLPLNLRDQLFHEMENHVLECIKEVEIDKMLLSEVIYTCALLANFMFCSYSTSFLVSELVACCIPCGSNKKLSVTTSSRAVLLLQKLTIGADSSMVEYIKELVAFPDFDIFNEIRDLHQKIRQTYSPRVHLLNFVKRPHYVPPRLLLCRSTQKVLIWSLCGDLFLIYKES
- the LOC140827862 gene encoding serine/threonine-protein kinase ATM-like isoform X8 encodes the protein MLFAAPNEKSSQKLAFPLNEVGKGWHVIWNCLMRSLPKFCNLTSIIGIHVDAAAFMLLCNIMLSDTKDSYLFPLLIWDLRLFKRTLSTFALCFSSCYFSRRTSLGDLQYLLDLRQNVLPAVLAILNLKEFTTLNERFVVLLPATAFALSIGSTPLLYDASGLLPLLYATELVEELAKIEESPSDFLECSVEVLAKIDIDSGPKPVNFSNYCQNVRLPLNLRDQLFHEMENHVLECIKEVEIDKMLLSEVIYTCALLANFMFCSYSTSFLVSELVACCIPCGSNKKLSVTTSSRAVLLLQKLTIGADSSMVEYIKELVAFPDFDIFNEIRDLHQKIRQTYSPRVHLLNFVKRPHYVPPRLLLCRSTQKVLIWSLCGDLFLIYKES